A segment of the Bacillus pseudomycoides genome:
TTTTGGCATACACATTTTTACTGATTCGTTTTGAATCACTGTATATGTTTTATTTCATATACCCATTTTCCTATGCTAAAATAAAAAGATACGACTAGCGTATGAAAAATTGATATTTTTTCTCGTGCAAAAATATCAATTATCGTTAGGTTTCTTTCTTATACTTTCGTATTCGAGCTATACTTCTAGAAATCACGTCTCCCAAACCCCAAGGATATTAATCCTTGGGGTTTTTTGATTTTTCTTAGGAGAGGTGAAAAGAATGACTGATCAAGAATATATGAAAATTGCCTTACAGTTAGCAGAAAGTACTGCAGGGCAAACAAGTCCAAATCCAATGGTCGGTGCTGTCGTTGTAAAAGATGGAAACATCGTTGGGGTGGGAGCGCATCTGCGTGCAGGTGAAGAACATGCTGAAGTTCACGCTCTTCGTATGGCCGGTGATCAAGCAAACGGATCTACTGTATATGTAACGTTAGAGCCGTGCAGCCATTTCGGAAAAACTCCACCGTGTTGCGATCTACTCATTGAAAAAAAAGTGAAGCGTGTAGTAATTGCTACACTCGATTGCAATCCGCTCGTTTCAGGTAACGGTGCAAAACGTTTACAAGAATCCGGTATTAACGTAACTACCGAGGTTCTTGGAGAAGAAGCCACTTTATTAAACCGGTACTTTTTCCACCATATGAAAACGAAACTGCCGTTCGTAACAATAAAAACAGCGATGAGTTTAGACGGAAAAATAGCGACCTCTACAGGAGAAAGTAAATGGATTACAAGTGAAACTGCGCGCATGGATGTTCATCAATATCGCCATACGCATGATGCCATCCTCGTCGGAGTGAATACTGTTATAGCTGATGACCCATCTTTAACAACACGTCTTCCAAACGGTGGCAAGCATCCGATTCGAATTATTTTAGATACGCATTTACGAACGCCGCTGTCCTCTCGTGTCATTACAGATGGAGTAGCACCAACATGGATTATTGTTGGAAAAGATGTAAATAAAGAAAACATAGCAAAGTATGAATCTCAAGGAACATCTGTACTTCAAATGCAGACGAGCCAAATTGAAATACGCGAGCTTCTCCCCCTTCTCGGTGAGAAACAAATTCTCTCTCTCTTTGTGGAAGGCGGACAATCGGTACATGCGAGCGTTTTAGAAACAAAGTGTTTTAATGAAGTTGTAACTTATATAAGCCCTAAATTAATCGGTGGAAAAGACGCGCCAACTATGTTTGGTGGTACCGGCTTTAGCAAGCTGCAAAATGCAATTTCCTTGCAAATTCAAGAGATGAAACAAATTGGTGAGGATATAAAAATCGTCGCTACAGTGCGAAATGAGGTGCCTGCATGTTTACAGGAATTGTAGAAGAGCTTGGAACTGTTTCGAATATAAGGCAAAGTGGAGAAGCAATGAAGCTGACAATTACAGCAAATACAATCCTATCAGATGTAAAACTAGGGGACAGTATTGCTGTAAATGGAATTTGTTTAACCGTCACTTCATTTACAACGTCTTCGTTTACTGTTGATGCCATGCCTGAAACGATGCGAACGACATCACTACGTATGCTCAGTACCCGTTCTAAAGTAAATCTAGAACGAGCAATGGCTGCAAACGGGCGCTTTGGTGGACATTTGGTCACAGGGCATATTGATGGAATTGGAACCATTGTAAGTAAAAAGCAGCATTATAATGCAATATATTACAAAATTGAAATTCCAGATGATTTGCTCCGTTATTGTTTACACAAAGGATCTGTAGCTATTGATGGAACAAGCTTAACAATATTTGATATAGATGAATCTTCCATCACCATTTCACTCATTCCGCACACAGTAAGCGAATCTATTATTGGTGAAAAAGTATCTGGAGACATCGTGAACATTGAATGTGACATGATTGGAAAATATATTGAGCGTTTTATTTCAAATCCCAAGAAACAGAGCAGTTCAGTTACAGAAAGCTTTTTACAAGAAAACGGATTTCTATAAGGGGGAAGCACAATGTTTCACTGTATTGAAGAAGCACTAGAAGATTTAAAAAAAGGAAAAATCATTATTGTATGTGATGATGAAAGCCGTGAAAACGAAGGAGATTTCATCGCTTTAGCAGAGAACATTACACCAGAAACAATTAATTTTATGATTACACACGGCCGTGGTCTTGTCTGTGTACCGATTACAGAGCAATATGCAGAACGATTACAGTTAGAGCCTATGGTTTCTCATAATACAGATTCTCATCATACTGCGTTCACAGTAAGCATTGACCACGTTTCTACAACAACAGGTATTAGTGCTTTCGAACGTGCGACAACTGTACGCGAGTTATTA
Coding sequences within it:
- the ribD gene encoding bifunctional diaminohydroxyphosphoribosylaminopyrimidine deaminase/5-amino-6-(5-phosphoribosylamino)uracil reductase RibD; its protein translation is MTDQEYMKIALQLAESTAGQTSPNPMVGAVVVKDGNIVGVGAHLRAGEEHAEVHALRMAGDQANGSTVYVTLEPCSHFGKTPPCCDLLIEKKVKRVVIATLDCNPLVSGNGAKRLQESGINVTTEVLGEEATLLNRYFFHHMKTKLPFVTIKTAMSLDGKIATSTGESKWITSETARMDVHQYRHTHDAILVGVNTVIADDPSLTTRLPNGGKHPIRIILDTHLRTPLSSRVITDGVAPTWIIVGKDVNKENIAKYESQGTSVLQMQTSQIEIRELLPLLGEKQILSLFVEGGQSVHASVLETKCFNEVVTYISPKLIGGKDAPTMFGGTGFSKLQNAISLQIQEMKQIGEDIKIVATVRNEVPACLQEL
- the ribE gene encoding riboflavin synthase, whose protein sequence is MFTGIVEELGTVSNIRQSGEAMKLTITANTILSDVKLGDSIAVNGICLTVTSFTTSSFTVDAMPETMRTTSLRMLSTRSKVNLERAMAANGRFGGHLVTGHIDGIGTIVSKKQHYNAIYYKIEIPDDLLRYCLHKGSVAIDGTSLTIFDIDESSITISLIPHTVSESIIGEKVSGDIVNIECDMIGKYIERFISNPKKQSSSVTESFLQENGFL